Proteins from one Pseudomonadota bacterium genomic window:
- the metC gene encoding cystathionine beta-lyase, with product MRPETLAITSSKNYKKNQGTVNTPIHKTSTILFETWQKYMEADSGQDVYQSGNGQVADFSYGIGGTPTRFDLQKTLAELEGAEYALVAPSGLSAITTVLLALVSSGDHILITDSVYGPTRRFCNKELKRLGVETQYYDPLIGAGIKDLIRDNTKLIFTESPGSLTFEIQDIPAISNAAKQRDIAVIIDNSWGTSFYFKPFEHGVDISIQAGTKYIGGHSDLIIGTITCNNKYIKQIFNTYKNLGVSVAPEDCYMALRGIRTMPTRIKAHEQSALSIAKWLEKHSKVKSVLHPALPSFEGHKIWKRDFLGSTGLFTVILDKKYSYESICNMINGMKYFGIGASWGGYESLIIHFDPKTIRTAKKWDIEQSCIRLYIGLEAEEDLKEDIESGLKRLG from the coding sequence ATGAGACCCGAAACATTAGCGATTACATCAAGTAAGAATTATAAAAAGAATCAGGGAACCGTTAACACCCCTATCCATAAAACATCTACAATTCTGTTTGAGACGTGGCAAAAATATATGGAAGCCGATAGCGGACAAGATGTTTATCAAAGCGGTAACGGTCAGGTTGCCGATTTTAGCTATGGAATAGGAGGCACTCCTACACGTTTTGACCTGCAAAAAACTCTAGCAGAGCTTGAGGGAGCGGAATATGCACTGGTTGCACCTTCGGGGTTATCGGCTATAACTACGGTGCTATTGGCGTTAGTTAGCTCAGGCGACCATATATTAATTACCGATTCGGTATATGGACCGACACGACGTTTTTGCAATAAAGAGCTAAAACGCCTTGGTGTTGAAACCCAATATTACGACCCTCTTATAGGTGCAGGCATAAAAGACCTTATCAGGGATAATACCAAGCTTATATTTACCGAAAGCCCCGGTTCGCTAACTTTTGAAATACAGGATATTCCCGCCATATCAAACGCTGCAAAACAAAGGGATATAGCCGTAATTATAGATAACTCATGGGGAACTTCCTTTTATTTTAAGCCGTTCGAACATGGGGTTGACATCTCAATACAGGCAGGTACAAAATATATAGGCGGTCACTCCGACCTGATAATAGGCACTATCACCTGCAATAACAAATATATCAAGCAGATATTTAACACATATAAAAATCTGGGTGTTTCCGTAGCACCTGAGGATTGTTATATGGCACTTCGCGGCATAAGGACAATGCCGACGAGGATTAAAGCACATGAACAATCTGCGTTAAGCATCGCTAAATGGCTGGAAAAACATTCTAAGGTTAAGTCGGTTTTACACCCTGCCCTACCTTCCTTTGAGGGGCATAAGATATGGAAGCGTGATTTTCTAGGCTCAACAGGTTTATTTACCGTAATTTTAGATAAAAAATATTCGTATGAATCCATATGTAACATGATAAACGGCATGAAATATTTCGGTATCGGTGCATCATGGGGCGGATATGAAAGCCTTATAATACATTTTGACCCTAAAACCATACGTACTGCGAAAAAATGGGATATAGAGCAAAGCTGTATCCGTTTATATATAGGTCTGGAAGCCGAAGAAGATTTGAAAGAGGATATTGAATCAGGTCTTAAAAGGCTCGGTTAA
- a CDS encoding metal ABC transporter permease has protein sequence MLDDFLIRAIIAGTGVALAAGPLGSFLVWNRMAFFGDSLAHSALLGVAIAFIFNVHHILGIVISASVFSLLIVSLQKNRSYSSDTMLGIVAHSALASGLVVVSFFDGIRVNLMSFLFGDILATDLNDIILIYTGLIISLSVLYKIWRPLLLTTINYDMAKVEGVNVDVIRLIFMLLISLLVALSIKIVGILLVTSLLIIPAATARKFSNTPERMVLAASCVGTMSVFMGLYASLKLDTPSGPSIVVCALILFVLSSTIKRA, from the coding sequence ATGCTTGATGATTTTTTAATAAGGGCAATCATTGCCGGAACAGGAGTAGCTTTAGCAGCAGGACCTTTAGGCAGCTTTTTAGTGTGGAACCGCATGGCATTTTTTGGCGATTCTTTGGCACATTCTGCGTTGTTGGGAGTGGCTATAGCGTTTATTTTTAACGTTCATCATATCTTGGGTATAGTTATATCGGCATCGGTATTTTCTCTTTTGATAGTGTCGTTACAAAAGAACCGCTCATATTCGAGCGATACAATGCTCGGTATAGTTGCTCATAGTGCTTTAGCAAGCGGACTTGTGGTAGTGTCGTTTTTTGACGGCATAAGGGTCAATTTAATGAGCTTTTTATTCGGTGATATACTGGCTACCGACTTAAACGACATCATACTTATTTACACAGGTCTTATTATATCACTTTCAGTTTTATACAAAATATGGCGACCTTTATTGCTTACAACGATAAATTACGACATGGCAAAAGTTGAGGGGGTAAATGTTGATGTAATTCGGCTGATATTCATGCTTTTAATATCGTTACTCGTTGCATTATCAATAAAAATAGTAGGGATATTACTGGTTACATCGCTACTTATAATACCTGCTGCAACTGCAAGGAAGTTCAGCAATACTCCTGAAAGAATGGTATTAGCGGCAAGCTGTGTAGGAACAATGTCTGTCTTTATGGGGCTGTATGCTTCGTTGAAGCTTGATACACCTTCGGGCCCTAGTATTGTTGTGTGTGCTTTGATTTTGTTCGTATTAAGCAGTACGATAAAAAGAGCTTAG
- a CDS encoding ATP-binding cassette domain-containing protein, with amino-acid sequence MTKELINCKDISVSFGDRNVLKGVSLIVSKKEIVTIIGPNGSGKTTLLKTICGIQHPTKGKVKVSKNTVIGYMPQKIHIEKILPLTVRRFLRLNGTSKKLRSIEDVESIAIKFNISNILKQQVHDISGGEMQRVMLARAVLLNPDLLILDEPTQGLDINGQAEFYNLISHIRDEIGCGIIMVSHDLHMVMASTDKVVCINQHICCEGTPEDINEHPEYIALFGKKNAENVAIYTHNHDHVHDPSGCVDGDKNA; translated from the coding sequence ATGACGAAAGAATTGATTAATTGCAAGGATATATCCGTATCTTTCGGCGATAGGAACGTTTTAAAGGGCGTTTCACTTATAGTAAGCAAAAAAGAGATAGTAACGATTATAGGTCCGAACGGAAGCGGCAAGACGACACTCTTAAAAACAATTTGCGGGATTCAGCATCCTACTAAAGGCAAGGTGAAAGTATCAAAAAATACCGTAATAGGCTATATGCCGCAAAAAATACACATTGAGAAAATATTGCCTTTAACCGTCAGAAGGTTTTTAAGATTGAACGGTACATCTAAAAAACTAAGAAGCATTGAAGATGTGGAAAGTATCGCAATAAAATTCAATATATCTAACATATTAAAACAACAGGTTCATGATATATCCGGCGGTGAAATGCAGCGTGTGATGCTTGCAAGAGCTGTTTTACTGAACCCCGACCTGCTAATCCTTGATGAACCGACGCAAGGGCTTGATATAAACGGACAAGCGGAGTTTTATAACCTGATATCGCATATACGTGATGAAATAGGCTGCGGTATAATTATGGTTTCCCATGATTTACATATGGTAATGGCATCTACTGATAAAGTTGTGTGCATAAATCAGCATATATGCTGTGAGGGAACTCCTGAGGACATAAACGAACACCCTGAATATATAGCTTTATTCGGTAAGAAAAACGCAGAGAATGTAGCGATATACACACATAATCATGACCATGTTCATGACCCGAGCGGTTGCGTTGACGGAGATAAAAATGCTTGA